One genomic segment of Flagellimonas marinaquae includes these proteins:
- a CDS encoding PAS domain-containing protein has protein sequence MTKDNKLQASPLLSFDFYLESYHRLLGNLKKEADLKKITYLLGEEISQENQSLIKKENYDALVVTDPDHSILWVNDGFIEMTGYRKNYALQKKPSFLQGKETSKTIKKEIREQLNAHHSFDGAVINYRKNGEPYLCHIKILPHYSPQKKLSCFIALEKELKAA, from the coding sequence ATGACGAAAGACAACAAACTCCAGGCATCCCCATTACTAAGCTTTGATTTTTATTTGGAAAGCTATCACAGGTTACTGGGCAACCTAAAAAAAGAAGCAGACCTAAAGAAAATCACCTACCTGCTTGGTGAGGAAATATCGCAAGAGAATCAGAGTCTTATAAAAAAGGAAAACTACGACGCCCTGGTCGTTACCGACCCGGACCATTCCATTCTTTGGGTGAATGATGGTTTTATAGAAATGACAGGGTATCGAAAAAATTACGCGCTACAAAAAAAACCGAGCTTTTTACAAGGAAAAGAAACATCAAAAACCATCAAAAAAGAAATTAGGGAACAGTTAAACGCGCATCACAGTTTTGATGGCGCGGTGATTAACTATCGCAAAAATGGCGAACCTTATCTATGTCACATCAAAATATTGCCACATTATAGCCCCCAAAAAAAACTATCCTGTTTCATAGCTTTGGAAAAAGAACTAAAAGCTGCTTAA
- a CDS encoding acyl-CoA thioesterase has product MEISERIKRSKTNIFKAVFPNTVNHYDTLFGGTALSLMDEVAFITATRFSRKRMVTVSTDRIDFDHPIPAGTIIELIGEVIKVGNKSLKVQVDIYLEEMYSSQREKAICGQFTFVALNQDKTPISVV; this is encoded by the coding sequence ATGGAAATCAGCGAACGCATAAAGCGATCAAAAACAAACATTTTTAAAGCGGTATTCCCCAATACCGTAAACCACTACGACACCTTGTTTGGCGGAACCGCACTTAGCCTAATGGACGAGGTTGCCTTTATTACTGCAACACGGTTCAGCAGAAAACGAATGGTGACCGTAAGTACAGATCGTATAGATTTTGACCACCCAATTCCTGCAGGTACCATTATTGAACTGATAGGCGAAGTAATAAAGGTGGGCAACAAAAGTTTAAAAGTGCAAGTGGACATTTATTTGGAAGAAATGTATTCCAGCCAAAGGGAAAAGGCCATCTGCGGCCAGTTCACCTTTGTTGCCTTGAACCAGGACAAAACACCAATTTCAGTGGTTTAA
- a CDS encoding ribonucleotide-diphosphate reductase subunit beta: protein MQITHITKRDFSTQEFDLHKITNAILKAMTAVEHGQITDAQTIASNVNKELLERKSQDQHYVPTVEEVQDVVENQLMDSEFHDVAKAYIIYRNKRAQMRESDIFEKRINLKPYEYPQLYEYVPAIRHSYWIHTEFNFTSDIQDFKSGLTEVERSAIKNTMLAISQIEVAVKTFWGDIYHRMPKPEIGSVGATFAESEVRHHDAYSHLLEILGLNQEFENLKKKPVIMKRVQYLETALKNAKSENNKEYAESILLFSLFIEHVSLFSQFLIIMAFNKHKNVLKGISNVVEATSKEEQIHGDFGIDVINIIKKEHPEWFDDAYKEMIQDICEKAFESESKIVDWIFEAGELDFLPKNLVNEFIKNRFNNSLESIGISKIFDVDQKLLEQTEWFDDEIIGTKHGDFFVKRSINYSKRTQSITSDDLF, encoded by the coding sequence ATGCAGATAACTCATATAACTAAGAGGGATTTTAGTACGCAAGAATTTGATTTACACAAGATTACGAATGCAATCTTGAAAGCCATGACAGCTGTGGAGCATGGCCAGATCACCGATGCGCAGACCATTGCCAGCAACGTAAATAAAGAGTTGTTGGAACGAAAGAGCCAAGACCAACATTATGTGCCCACTGTTGAAGAAGTGCAAGATGTTGTAGAGAACCAACTTATGGACAGTGAGTTCCACGATGTGGCAAAAGCGTACATTATTTATAGGAACAAAAGGGCCCAAATGCGGGAGTCCGATATTTTTGAAAAACGAATAAACCTTAAACCTTACGAATACCCACAATTATACGAATACGTTCCCGCGATCAGACACTCGTATTGGATACATACTGAGTTTAACTTTACCAGCGATATCCAAGATTTTAAATCCGGATTGACCGAAGTGGAACGAAGTGCCATTAAAAATACCATGTTGGCCATTTCCCAGATCGAGGTGGCCGTAAAAACATTTTGGGGCGACATATACCATCGTATGCCAAAACCAGAAATAGGTTCGGTGGGAGCCACATTTGCGGAGAGCGAGGTGCGCCACCACGATGCTTACTCGCACCTACTGGAAATTTTGGGACTGAACCAAGAGTTTGAAAACCTGAAGAAGAAACCGGTGATCATGAAAAGAGTGCAGTATTTGGAGACGGCACTTAAAAATGCAAAAAGCGAAAACAATAAGGAGTATGCCGAGTCCATTTTGCTATTTTCCCTTTTTATCGAACATGTTTCCCTTTTCTCCCAGTTCCTGATCATTATGGCGTTCAACAAACATAAAAATGTACTGAAGGGAATTTCGAACGTTGTGGAGGCGACTTCCAAAGAAGAGCAGATCCATGGTGATTTTGGTATCGATGTAATCAATATCATCAAAAAAGAACACCCGGAATGGTTCGATGATGCATACAAGGAAATGATCCAAGATATCTGTGAGAAGGCATTTGAATCGGAAAGTAAAATAGTGGATTGGATATTTGAAGCTGGTGAATTGGATTTCTTGCCCAAAAACTTGGTAAACGAGTTTATCAAGAACAGATTCAACAACTCATTGGAGAGTATCGGGATTTCTAAAATATTTGATGTCGATCAAAAATTATTGGAGCAGACCGAATGGTTCGATGACGAGATCATTGGAACAAAACACGGAGACTTTTTTGTAAAAAGATCCATTAACTATAGCAAAAGAACACAAAGTATAACAAGCGACGACCTTTTTTAA